The Xiphophorus couchianus chromosome 6, X_couchianus-1.0, whole genome shotgun sequence genomic interval TCTGTTGTCTTAGCCTCACAGGTGCAGAATCAGATGGAGTCCAACAAAGAGACTATACCTTTGGAAACTCATGAGGATGAGATGGAGAGAATGAGGCAGGAAGTCCAGCAATGCAGGGAGTTCATTCATGCACAGCAGCAACTTCTCCAGGTCAGTATCGGCTAGTTTAAATGCAAGATCAAGTCTGTTAAAGGTGAAGgttaatgtttcactttttttaattaaaattttttattagcaACAACTAAACACATCATTTGATGATGAGACAGCAGCTCTCCTTAACGACTGCTACACGCTAGAGGAAAAGGAGCGTCTCAAAGAAGAATGGAAACTGTTTgaggagcagaagaaaaactttgagaaggaaagaaaaaactttacTGAGGCTGCTATTCGATTAGGGCGAGAAGTATGTGTTATCATACatcattttaactttaactggtggaattacttttatttaattaaaaatattttgtattccACAGAAAATGGCCTTTGAGGAAGACCGTGTTGCATGGCTCAAGAATCATTTTTTGAACATAACGCCATTTACAAATCGCAGGAGATACTCCTCATCAGATGGTCAAAGTGCCTTATCAGTTAGTAAGTctatttaataaacattttacttgaAGAAAAAACTGTCATGGATACAATCATTTAACAAAGTaagattttatatataaagtGGTAATTGCCTGCTCCATACAGGTTATAAGTGTGGtaaagtgcataaaaatatctgaattgaTATCCTTAAACTTTCAACTAAATtgagtaaattattttaagactgAGTACACGTCATGTTTCAtagtttaaataacaaaatctaGCATGCATAACTTAAAACTCTCTTAGTTGTGACTTGCTAGTAGTGTCTATGCACCACTCTCACTTTGACCACATTGTCTTCATCACATGTGGTTTTAAGTGTTGTAAAAGTATATTCCAGACACCTTGTGCCATTTCataccacaatcaagtaactatgttgccttcagtaGTTACAATAATGCTGTATATATTGAAAATAACTTGCACTTCAGCAAAAAGAGGCAAGTAGCTAAGCACGGCCTCACTGTTTGAACAAGTTGAGCAACAGCAACGTGCTTTTAATTATATACAATTATTTAAAGGATCTCTAGCAAGTCTGAGCATGTCTATACAAGcacatgttttacttttaacagAATGCTAGCAAGGAAAAATTTTAGGAGTGGTTTTGAAGGCATTTCTGTCCATTAATCTCCtaagagtttaataaaacataagagTTCATAATTTCTCACAGGGAAACATTTACGTCAAATTTCAGTCTCATCAGGGCCAGTGCAGCTTCACCGAGACCGTCCGTTGCTGAGTTAAGTTTCCAAAGATTTGAGAGGTATGCACAGATTCTAGCAAAGACCCAAGTTAGCTTATTGAATGTAAACTTGATGGGACAGGAGGGAACATGAACAAAtgctgttttgattttgttcatgATTTGACCCAGATCTAGTGAGCATCGGTGACACTGGTAAGATTGTATCTCGAGTAGAGCTGCACATCTTATTGGAATACAACAGTCATCATAATGTCACAGTAGCAAAGAACTGTGGATTCGGTAATAATTCACTTCCCATGTTATTTCAATTGCCACATATTCATGGTCTACAAGTCATTCAAATACTGGGTCATTTAAGTGGGCTCTAATGACTTGATGTGCAAATTGATTTATACTTTAGTAGCTGAGATGCTAAAGCTCATGTAGAGTAGTGAGGATGTTATGCTGAAGGGTAaagtattaattgtttttatccaaATGTTTAGCAATAGTACCCCAATTACAAGTTCTGGTGACATTGTCCTGCCGCAACCTTAAGTCTACGAATATGTcattacagatttcttctttttttttttttttgctcatatttCTTACATGGCAGGAAGCGAACCAGAGGTTAGGATGTCTTCTGCAAAAGCAAAGAGGTCCAAGTCGCCAACCTATACTACATTCTCCACTCCTAAACCTTCACGAAGTTCTCCCATGCCATCAACAACTGAACTTTACAGGACTCTCTGCCTCCTATCAGACAGCAGGTGattatgtttgtgtttactATTTTATTAATACTTTGTTTCCTTTCACTACAGCTTAAGCGCTCTTGCTGAATCACAAATTTCTGCATAATCTCACTGGTCTCTTCTAATTTCAGTTGCTCCAAACATTCAAATCGGGGACGCTGGCTTGAGACGAGTACCGTAGAAGATGGACACCCTCAGATCAAGTCTAATCTCCAAGCTCCCACTGATGAaatgagtatttttacttttggcGAAGATCACAATCTCACTTAATCGGGGTGTCACTGGTGCCTTCCCCACCCCGCTCCCTATTCTGAACACTAGCATTGACTTATTTGCCCTGACACAAGTGATGAACTAATTTTCTATTAATACATGGATGATGGATCACTCACCAAAGCTGATTAAATAAGCACTTTATagagttcatttttattttacaaactgatCAGCACTGAAACTTTAGATTGTAaggtatatttatatatatatagtgagTTAAATGTATAGAATTTTGAAATACGAAGTCTGTAAATTATAGGTTTTAATAAAATGGGGTAAATGAAAGTATAATTTATACTTCTGCCACaataaagcttttcttttccaaatgtttaattttctctgTACTTTGGCGCCCTCTGGCGTCCACAAACGGCAGCAGTAAAACAACCGGAATCCGGATGTTCCCATTTTTTGCCTTTGTTAGAGCATCGTCGCCGCAAGAATCGCTACTATCGTTCTGCTTTGGAGACAAAAAcgtacaaacacacaaagaatgTCCAGCTCTTCTAACTTGACCACTATGAAAAAGGCGGTACAGCAGCTTCGCTTCGAGGCGAGCATAAATAGAGTGAAGGTGAGCAGCAGTTTAGCTGGTTTTTGTGGCGAATGTCTGAGAAGTGTCGCCCGTTACACTGATCCGCTAACACTAGCTAGAGCTTGAAGCTATCGGCCGCTTCTAGGCCATGATCAACAGGCATAAGCAGGTAATTTTGCTTAGAGTTGAAATGTAAGGactgtttatttactttgaacaTGTAAGGAGCAGAGAATGTTGAGGGTTGCTGTTTGTAGTATCAGGAGTTTCTAATGCGTGTTAACTTGTAAGGAAAAATACAGCGCgtataattgtttaaaaaaaaacactcaagttTTCACCATAAATCTTTCACCTGCCTAACACTAAACACAAGGGATCTCTTAGCTGGTCATAAAAGTTGAATATTGACAATATGTGTTACTTATTTCTATTGCTGTACTATATGATCTTTGCAGAAGCTAACAATAGTAGGGGTACAGGTCCCCCGATATCCCTGGGTAAATAATTTAGACTGGTTaagatatacatttttctttttaagtaggGGGTCTGAAAATGCTGCAGtttaagaaatcatttaaatattgatttacaATTTGTGGCAAATGTGTAGGTTGATTTAAGAATGTTTTAGGGTATTAAATATGCAACAAGTATTTGCACTtgtacagtatttatttcctGGGTGTGTGCAGCAACACCTCAGGATGTTCCCAAAAAGCCTAACCTACAGGGGCATCACTGCTCTTAGAGCAGCTTAACTAAACATTGCCAGTTTTACAACGCATAACTAATTTCATGGAGCACTGTGGCAAAAGAACCATGAGATATTTCCATCTGTCAGCACCACGCCTCTGTCTCATGGTGTGCTTTGCGTTGTCGAGACCTGACAGAAATTAACATGCCCCtcctcttaaagctgcagtaggtaacttattatatatatatatgtatttttttcatatttattaaaggtGTCACTTGACACTAAGACATATCTCCTggttttgattggttgtttctaatgAGGAGTGGtccatttctgcagatggcattAGAAATACAGGAAGGAGATGgaggaacttttatttttcttcacagattTGTCTCCCACTGTGAggacatgttcattttaataaatatggaaaaacacattttactgaagCTTTAAAATTGTAAAGTTAAAGAGTGAGAACACAGAGCAAGAGTTAAAATGGGATTGGTAAATTGTACAAGTGTAACATTTTGTTAGAGCTTAATAAACAGGCACTCCCTTTCATTTAgttaacaaaatattaaatatatgaTCTTTGATAAAATGTTAATGAAGTTGTTGCAATAGATTGATTTTTCTGCTCCTtctaataaaaacttgtttgagAACTTATTAAATGCAAAGTGACCACTACAATGGGATTTCTTCAGACACTAATGGGGAAATATATCAATACTTTTAATGACTTTCTGAAAATAACAAATGCTGCATTTCTATATTCCTAAAGCACCAGGCCCATAGAGGTGATCTGTTTTTATAGCGATGCTGCAATTCCAGTTGGCTTGTATTCAAACTGATGCAACAGGTCTTCAACTACAAGCTTAAATGACACCCTGCTATTTTTAGTGTTGCAGTATTTATTCTACTAGTACAACTCCACCCAAGAGATTAAAAGAGCTTTAAGTATTTGTACAGTTTAACTCATTGGTATCCTGCTATAAGACTCAAATTTATTATTCCtacttttaaatgtacttttttttattgtaatttccctttgggatcaattaagtatgttttaattgaatggaatttttctatttaatggCAGTATATGTATTTTTCCATGAAAGACCTGATTCCTTTTTGGTTGTCAGGTTTCCCAGGCAGCTGTGGACCTGCAGCAGTTTTGCTTGCAGAATGCCTTGCAGGACCCTCTGCTCACTGGAGTGTCCTCCAGCACCAACCCCTTCAGGCCGCAGAAAGTCTGCTCCTTTTTGTGAAATTACCCTCTTCATTGGTAAATAGGCCATATACATAAGCATGCACAATCACATGTATGACTAATATATCTGTAAAGTAGCTTTAATACTCTGCAATGTTTTTGtaagtgttcttttttttaaaacaaagtcaatttACTCTGCCTGTGGTTGTTTCTTTGTCCTGCAGGCCTTCATTTAAACGTTACAGGGAAGTTGACCTCAGCACTGCTCCTCATGCCAAGCCATTATACTGCCACGGGAAGTGTAGAACACATTGAAGTCGAatcaggaaaataaattattaggAACATTAGAGtaaaggaagttttttttttttttttttcatggcacACTGTGTTTTTTAAGTAATTCATTGTGCCTTTTTGTATCGATCTGTTGTGgtcttgtttttttgctttgaactttttgtatttaaaaataaaaaaattcataactacaaagtttctttttctttgtattttaaaatgtaagctgttttatatgaaaacattaacagAGTGAAGGAGCCAACAGAAGATTACAGCTGTGATTTATTGCAAAGATCCTTGActtttttatttggttattataGTAATGATTGGTAATTATTAGAAGCAGAGATTCGAGAAGagtgaaaatgcaaaaatagtATGGATTTTATATCAAATTTATCCAGCATGTAGTAAAGATAAAATAAGGCTACATGCTATATTAAATACAAGTGATGGGATTTCCAATTAACAACACAAGAAACTACTTTGTTAATATTAAAAGTAATGTTTATGGTAGCTTATATGATTCAAAAAGCTTAAGAGAACAGTAGGGATTTATTTATCACAGGATCATATAATCTTCACATAAATTtccaaaactatttatttggTGAGATTTCAACCCTCCAACAGACATTAAAGTACAACAgatattaaattacattttgcatgtaagcaatagttaaaaaaaaaaaagttatatttgatttattttttatactttaatcTTAAAGTGATCAGTGTTGACTTCCTactgaaaaattaatttgcCATAATTTAtgaatttctaaataaaatagattaaaaaaatgaaaaggtgtAGTTCCAGGCTATGCACTTTTTTCATGGATAATATataatcttttatattttttacaccagattaaacaaatttttaacgTGTGTCCAAAAAACTTGCAATGGCTCTCAAAACTACTTGCACCTCTTAGAAATCACAGATTTTTCCATGTcgaaacaattaatcatttccAAACTCTTAATGAAACTTTCCACCTTTAATATGACATAAATACtgaacaatttaaatgaaaatgtgcttggtgggagaaaatgtaaaagttaaataagGCTGGCTGTGTAATGATGAACACCCTTAAACTAACACTTTGTTGAAGAACctttgaaaataatatatatgattgttttaataaataaatgttaatgtttcaatagtttaagttttgttttgtttaagtcAGAGATGAAAAACGACGTACAGTATACGTAATACCATGGAGAAAACATCATCAGCGCCATAGATATACGGCACTGAACGTCACCATAGACCGTCATCTGCTCGCGAGCCCGCGAAGTTATTAAATTCCACTCTCGCGAGATGTGCATACCGGGTAGTCGGTTCAGTTCTTGGACGTGAAAGACAGTTCCCGGAGCTCCAGGGGCTGAACCCAGGTCTATGTCCGCATTCCGCTCCTCGGCGGCTACAGCATAGGTCGTAACTTGGAACTGCTGCTCGACCAGCCTAATGAAACTGCCCTCGCCGATGTGAAGAATGAATCATGGGACAGCGTTACTGTGGAAACGACGGTAACCTCTTTTGTTAATCTAGCATGTTTAAATACAGCTAGAGCAAACAGGAACCTAGCGGCAAACGAAGCGGCTGTGTGGGAGAGCGTTTTATTGCAGTTATGTATGTCGGTTGATTTCTGTTTCCTTCATCATCCAGTCATGTACGCTAACGGCTAACCGTTGCTGATGCAACACTGGGAGTTTTTGCCTCTGTTATTACACAACCGGTTCAATGAAACTAGTTAATCGAGCGGTTTGATAATTTGCCACAGTTGAAATACGAGTTTGTTTAGTTGGTTGATTGCAGCGGTTGATTGTGGTGATGCTACAGGATGGTTCTACCCAACTGCTCTGCCTCACAGCCAGCAGCGGGGTTCCTCTTTTCACAAGGGGGGCCTCTAAACAGCTGCCCTTCTCAGTCATCGGCTCTCTGAATGGGGTGCACATGTTCGGAGGAGGACAGGGAGCGCTTTTGTCCTCCTGCGAGACTGAGGGTGGGGGAAAGGTGGTGTGGAAGGTTTTCCACGACAGTGTGATGCTCATCGCTGTGAGTGGAGGTGGATCAAGTGGAGCATGCAGCGGGGCGGAGATGAGCCGCTTACAACGCCTCTTGGAGAATGTTTGGAGCTGCATGGTGCTGGTGCTGGGACAGGATGAGCTGGTTAATCTCAGGAACATTGAAAGACTCAAGAGGGACCTGCGGTCCTGCTTCTGCCTTATCGATCAGCTGCTGGAAGAGAAGCACCAAGGAGTTCTGGGAAACCTCACACACTGTGCTGATTCGCTGGTTCCTCCAAACCCAACTCCTCTCCAAGAAGCTTTGGATGGCTTTGCTCAGGCTGCAGATAGCGAGTTCGGGTGCCTCTTCGTCCATGGGAGGATTGTGGTAGCTACTGAGAAGTGGTGGCGCTTGGCACCTCAGGAAGTTGTCTTGCTGTGTGCCTTGGTACGCACCTTATCGGCATCTGGATCAGCTTCTTGCGATTACCCAGTTTTCCTCCCTCAGGGAAGCCCCACAGTTGCCCATCGCCTGCTCCGCTTCCAGCTGCTCCCAGGAGCAGATGTATGTGTGCTGTGTGGTCCCACCCCATCCCTACAAAAAGCTGAAACCGAGCTGGTGGGTCGATTATGGTCCCCCCTCATAGAGACCCTGAGAAGCTGCCTGGCAGTCGGAGAGCGCTGCTTACCGGGTTCCGTACCTCTGCGGTCTGATGTGCTCGCACTTCTTCTCATTAACCGCGAGACCCGTCGCTCAGTCTCCTGTGTGCAGATTTCATCTCATCATCCACTGAGTGACTCCTCACTATCCAAATCCCGCTGCTGGGAGCTGCTGGAACTATTTTATATCTTCAGCATATCACGCTACTTCACCCAGGATGAGACATTATGCGGTTCACCAGAGGAAAACACTCAAAGCAGTCACACAGAAGACTTTCTTCATGGATTCTCCCACCAGCCTCAACAATGCTATCTAGTAACAGAAGATTGTAAATGTTATGGATTTCAGACACAGCAGCACCAGttttttctgctaatgttgCCATCTGTGCCCACTTTTGCTCTGCGTACAGTGGCTACACAGACTCTCACCGATATAATTTCTGCAACAGCGTTTTAATTGGACTGATTTGTTTTAGTTACACCCACAGTGACAGAcctaatgtttatttgtttgatggAAACCAAAAAGTGATTTGATATCACCAAGAGAACTGAAGTAGGTTGTTGATACTGTAAAGACGCACCAGGGTATTTTGATTAATATTATTTACAATCAAGTCACTGTTAGAGATGTGTCTGAACTACACTGGCTTTTACGTTGCTTCTGTTAGTATTGAAATCTGACTAAATTGGTTTAGAGATTAATGTGAAGAATAATGTGGCACTTTGATCAATAGGTGCCTGCTGTTTCTTGTTGAATTACTTACTCATAAATATTACCATTAAGCTTGTgtgttcttctttttgtttttatgaaatgtgtgTGATATCATTAAAAACTATCATATCCCATATTTGCAGGAAGCAGTGGgtaaattatgaaacaaaaagcattaTAAAGGGAGACTGGAACAGTCGAAAAACCGGGTCCATTTCaatcttttaaaataactttaattacaaacaaatacaataaataaatgtaataacacAGTTGATAGTTTAgtcattctttttatttatatattaactTTTAATATGGCCTTTAATTACATCCAGAAACAGCTTTAATACTGTTAGATCAATAATACAGTAGACACTTAGACCAACCTTAGAAACGAACAAACAGGCTGATTTGAATCCCTGAATAACATTACTTAAATAGGCTCACAAAAAAGTGAGATTTGCCAAATGTCACCATTTGGCAAATGGTGTTTCGACTTGCATACTAATTCgaaacatttttaagacttttaagtTTTAGTGAAAGTTTGTTCTCtcccaaatgtgtttttcatgttaGTCCAAAGGTAAAGCATGTGACGGTCCAAATAAGAGGCAAAGTGCCTCACATAGATCCTGTAGATCACTCAGTACTATATCTCCCTCAGGGAGATATACCCTACCGGGTGAAGGTGGGGCTCTGAGAACTTGTTCTGAAAAAAGTCTATTGTATATAATCCTGTATATTCTACTTTTATATAATCAATTTAACCAAAACTAAAACACCTGTAAGATATATTTTAATGGATAAGATAGATCATTGTTTGAATATTCTTTCCCCAATCATACTTCTTCATGGCATACTTGTATAACCTAACAATACCTACAGACTtctcaaaatgtattaaactgtTTGGCCCATTGCACTGCAACACCAACATGTATTTACATCCCTTTGAAGGAGTACATGTTGGAATACAGGCTTTTTTGAGTCATTATTCCAGTATTTGTGATTAAATACTGAGAATGTTTAATCACAAAGTCCAGATTAGGAGGCGATTTCAGAAGAGTCAACAACAACTTGGTATGCCATGAACATGTGCCTGTGGTTCTATAATGACCAATGTTTTACATGTGCAAATGATTGGCATTTTGTCACATGATGACACAACTGATGTGCTTTATGTAAAGCGCAGTGTTTTTACATCGGCAGAAACACTTCTCTTGGAAATGTGTACAGTGGTGGCTCTGTCTGCATTCCACCACACAATCTTGGATGAGCTGGACAGACATGCAATGTTGACAATGCAT includes:
- the fuz gene encoding protein fuzzy homolog translates to MLQDGSTQLLCLTASSGVPLFTRGASKQLPFSVIGSLNGVHMFGGGQGALLSSCETEGGGKVVWKVFHDSVMLIAVSGGGSSGACSGAEMSRLQRLLENVWSCMVLVLGQDELVNLRNIERLKRDLRSCFCLIDQLLEEKHQGVLGNLTHCADSLVPPNPTPLQEALDGFAQAADSEFGCLFVHGRIVVATEKWWRLAPQEVVLLCALVRTLSASGSASCDYPVFLPQGSPTVAHRLLRFQLLPGADVCVLCGPTPSLQKAETELVGRLWSPLIETLRSCLAVGERCLPGSVPLRSDVLALLLINRETRRSVSCVQISSHHPLSDSSLSKSRCWELLELFYIFSISRYFTQDETLCGSPEENTQSSHTEDFLHGFSHQPQQCYLVTEDCKCYGFQTQQHQFFLLMLPSVPTFALRTVATQTLTDIISATAF
- the LOC114146062 gene encoding guanine nucleotide-binding protein G(I)/G(S)/G(O) subunit gamma-5-like, with protein sequence MSSSSNLTTMKKAVQQLRFEASINRVKVSQAAVDLQQFCLQNALQDPLLTGVSSSTNPFRPQKVCSFL